A single region of the Deltaproteobacteria bacterium genome encodes:
- a CDS encoding phospho-N-acetylmuramoyl-pentapeptide-transferase codes for MLYLWLYPLASRYPVLNVLRYPSFRTVAAGLFALVSGMLLGPWLIRELRFRQHGQSNVREDTPESHQKKKGTPTLGGLLILAAMGLGTVLFADLTNRYVLAALTITCGYAFTGFLDDWLKLSKRNSKGLAGRYKMVLQTLFFLIAIYGWLNAGNWRIGDHFPYVFADFRLDTTLTLPFVATHLFHWDMGWLYLPFAWVVVVGTSNAVNLTDGLDGLAIGPTITSSLIFLVLAYVTGTTLGVELHGQHVNLAQYLYIEHVDGVEELAVFCAAIAGAGLAFLWYNTYPASVFMGDVGSLALGGALGSLAILTKSEVVSAIINAVFLVEILSVMLQVASFKLTGKRIFRMAPIHHHFELNGWAEPKIIVRFWIAGILSGLVALLSLKLR; via the coding sequence ATGCTCTACCTCTGGCTCTATCCGCTCGCGTCGCGCTACCCCGTGCTCAACGTGCTGCGGTACCCGAGCTTCCGCACGGTGGCCGCGGGCTTGTTCGCGCTCGTGAGCGGCATGCTGCTCGGGCCGTGGCTGATTCGCGAGCTGCGCTTCCGCCAGCACGGCCAATCCAACGTGCGCGAGGACACGCCCGAGTCGCACCAGAAGAAGAAGGGCACGCCCACCCTCGGCGGATTGCTGATTCTCGCGGCGATGGGACTGGGCACCGTGCTGTTCGCGGATCTCACCAATCGCTACGTGCTCGCCGCGCTCACGATCACTTGCGGCTACGCGTTCACCGGCTTCCTCGACGACTGGCTCAAGCTCTCCAAGCGCAACTCCAAGGGGCTCGCGGGCCGGTACAAGATGGTGCTGCAGACGCTCTTCTTCTTGATCGCGATCTACGGCTGGCTGAACGCGGGCAACTGGCGCATCGGCGATCACTTCCCGTACGTGTTCGCCGACTTCCGGCTCGACACCACGCTCACGCTGCCGTTCGTCGCGACGCACCTGTTCCACTGGGACATGGGCTGGCTGTATTTGCCGTTCGCGTGGGTGGTGGTCGTCGGCACGAGCAACGCCGTGAACCTCACCGATGGCCTCGACGGCCTCGCCATCGGCCCGACCATCACCAGCTCGCTCATCTTCCTGGTGCTCGCCTACGTGACCGGCACCACGCTCGGCGTGGAGCTGCACGGCCAGCACGTGAACCTGGCGCAGTACCTCTACATCGAGCACGTGGACGGCGTGGAAGAGCTCGCGGTGTTCTGCGCGGCCATCGCGGGCGCGGGGCTGGCGTTCCTCTGGTACAACACGTACCCGGCTTCGGTGTTCATGGGCGATGTGGGCTCGCTCGCGCTCGGCGGCGCGTTGGGGAGCCTGGCGATCCTGACGAAGAGTGAAGTCGTCAGCGCCATCATCAACGCCGTGTTCCTGGTGGAGATCCTCTCGGTGATGCTCCAGGTGGCGAGCTTCAAGCTGACCGGAAAGCGCATCTTCCGCATGGCGCCCATCCACCACCACTTCGAGCTCAACGGCTGGGCCGAGCCGAAGATCATCGTGCGCTTCTGGATCGCCGGAATCTTGAGCGGCCTGGTGGCGCTCCTCTCGCTGAAGCTTCGCTGA
- a CDS encoding UDP-N-acetylmuramoyl-tripeptide--D-alanyl-D-alanine ligase, protein MSTLFTPEEVLAATGAVCVNPTHPQKVFIGVTTDSRSVKFANLFVALRGERFDGHAFLKQASDIGVTGVVVEAGHPRSELPPEVAIFEVPDTLRALGGLGRFHRQRFSIPVCAVGGSNGKTTTKEMVAAILSTRGPALSTQGNFNNEIGVPLTLFRLEPTHVAAVIELGMNHPGEVERLTDIARPQAGVVTVVQPEHLEGLGSLEGVAHAEGELYRGLPKDGIAVANLDDALAHAEAKNSGRKLITFGVDAKADVRMLGIDKHDASGIAFRIGFQGKTLNAAIPHVGEHNAKNACGAFALATALGYTPDECLRGLAQSAPANRRLNVKKLPVGATLLDDCYNANPGSMAAALDTVASLARTGRAVAVLGDMLELGAEESDAHRELGEKAAKLPLLVFFGPRSKLGAEAAKKSGAREVVHTENPDDAVALLKSKLASGDVVLVKGSRGMRMERIVAGLTGEAAGGH, encoded by the coding sequence ATGAGCACGTTGTTCACGCCCGAGGAAGTGCTCGCCGCAACCGGCGCGGTTTGCGTCAATCCGACGCATCCGCAGAAAGTCTTCATTGGCGTGACCACGGACTCGCGGTCCGTGAAGTTTGCGAATCTGTTCGTTGCCCTCCGCGGAGAGCGCTTCGACGGACATGCGTTTCTGAAACAAGCGTCAGACATTGGCGTGACGGGTGTCGTTGTAGAGGCAGGCCATCCCCGCAGCGAGTTGCCGCCCGAAGTTGCGATCTTTGAAGTCCCCGACACGCTCCGTGCGCTCGGCGGGCTCGGCCGCTTTCATCGGCAGCGCTTCTCGATTCCGGTGTGCGCGGTGGGCGGCAGCAACGGCAAGACGACCACCAAGGAGATGGTCGCGGCGATCTTGTCCACGCGCGGGCCGGCGCTCTCGACGCAGGGCAATTTCAACAACGAGATCGGCGTGCCGCTGACGCTGTTCCGGCTCGAGCCGACGCACGTGGCCGCGGTGATCGAGCTGGGGATGAACCATCCGGGTGAGGTCGAGCGGCTGACCGACATCGCGCGGCCGCAGGCGGGTGTGGTGACGGTGGTGCAGCCCGAGCATCTCGAGGGACTGGGTTCGCTCGAGGGCGTCGCGCACGCGGAAGGCGAGCTCTATCGCGGCCTGCCGAAGGACGGCATCGCGGTCGCGAATCTGGACGACGCGCTCGCGCACGCCGAAGCCAAGAACTCCGGTCGCAAGCTGATCACCTTTGGCGTCGACGCGAAGGCCGACGTGCGCATGCTCGGCATCGACAAGCACGACGCGAGCGGCATCGCTTTCCGCATCGGCTTCCAGGGCAAGACGCTCAACGCCGCCATTCCGCACGTGGGCGAGCACAACGCGAAGAACGCGTGCGGCGCCTTCGCGCTGGCGACCGCGCTCGGCTACACGCCGGATGAGTGTCTGCGCGGGCTGGCGCAGAGCGCGCCGGCGAATCGGCGGCTGAATGTGAAGAAGCTGCCCGTGGGCGCCACGCTGCTCGACGACTGCTACAACGCGAACCCGGGCTCGATGGCTGCGGCGCTGGACACGGTCGCGTCGCTGGCGCGCACGGGCCGCGCGGTGGCCGTCCTCGGCGACATGCTCGAGCTCGGCGCCGAGGAGAGCGACGCGCATCGCGAGCTGGGCGAGAAGGCTGCCAAGCTCCCGCTTCTTGTCTTCTTCGGGCCGCGATCCAAGCTCGGCGCCGAGGCCGCGAAGAAGTCGGGCGCGCGTGAAGTGGTGCACACCGAGAATCCCGACGACGCCGTCGCGCTTCTGAAGTCGAAGCTCGCGTCCGGCGATGTGGTGCTTGTGAAGGGCAGCCGCGGGATGCGCATGGAGCGCATCGTCGCGGGGCTCACGGGCGAAGCGGCGGGCGGACACTGA
- a CDS encoding UDP-N-acetylmuramoyl-L-alanyl-D-glutamate--2,6-diaminopimelate ligase, which translates to MKLSQLVANTGVELNGEDVEIKGVTDDSRNVKPGDLFLALPGKQVDGATFVPSAVEKGAVAALAEHGVDIPNKKVPVLVSKRVRRTAGLLASNFFGNPAAEMKMVGVTGTNGKTTTTYLLEAIAKAAGASPGVFGTVNYRFARETVPASHTTPGPVELQRVLKQMKDASTDFVIMEVSSHALDQERVAGLTFSAAAFTNLTRDHLDYHRDMDEYFDAKSKLFTQYLAPDGVAVVNGDDEWGQRLAAELKGMKKTAWRFSTKNPQAEILGSDAKVTLDGIELNVKTPLGPVKLKSALVGQHNIENMLAATGLAVASGMPRQAIGIGVSMVNRVPGRLERVVGKGVNVFIDYAHTDDALRRVMSTLRTLGKGRLVVMFGCGGDRDQGKRVLMGEAVGKAADQVIVTNDNPRTESPQAITQQIMQGLEKGGMKRAGLKEMASGARGYEVELDRKLAIEIAIGLAKEGDVVLLAGKGHESYQIIGTEKRHFDDVEEAKRVLGK; encoded by the coding sequence ATGAAGCTGAGCCAACTCGTTGCGAACACGGGCGTGGAGCTGAACGGGGAAGACGTCGAGATCAAGGGCGTCACCGACGATTCGCGCAACGTCAAGCCGGGCGACCTGTTCCTCGCTCTGCCCGGCAAGCAGGTGGATGGCGCGACCTTCGTGCCGAGCGCGGTGGAGAAGGGCGCGGTGGCCGCGCTCGCCGAGCACGGCGTCGACATCCCCAACAAGAAGGTCCCGGTGCTGGTGAGCAAGCGCGTGCGTCGCACCGCTGGGCTCCTGGCCTCGAACTTCTTCGGCAACCCGGCCGCCGAGATGAAGATGGTCGGCGTCACCGGCACCAACGGCAAGACGACCACCACCTACCTGCTCGAGGCCATCGCCAAGGCGGCGGGCGCGTCGCCGGGCGTCTTCGGCACGGTGAACTACCGCTTCGCGCGCGAGACGGTGCCCGCGAGCCACACCACGCCGGGCCCGGTGGAGCTGCAGCGCGTGCTCAAGCAGATGAAGGACGCGAGCACCGACTTCGTGATCATGGAGGTCAGCTCGCACGCCCTCGACCAGGAGCGCGTGGCCGGTCTGACGTTCTCCGCGGCGGCGTTCACGAACCTGACGCGCGATCACCTCGACTACCACCGCGACATGGACGAGTACTTCGACGCCAAGTCGAAGCTCTTCACCCAGTACCTCGCGCCGGACGGCGTGGCGGTGGTCAACGGCGACGACGAGTGGGGCCAGCGCCTCGCCGCCGAGCTCAAGGGCATGAAGAAGACCGCCTGGCGGTTCTCCACGAAGAACCCGCAGGCGGAGATCCTCGGCTCGGACGCCAAGGTCACGCTCGACGGCATCGAGCTCAACGTGAAGACCCCGCTCGGCCCGGTGAAGCTCAAGAGCGCCCTGGTGGGCCAGCACAACATCGAGAACATGCTCGCGGCGACCGGCTTGGCCGTGGCGTCGGGCATGCCGCGCCAGGCGATCGGCATCGGCGTCTCGATGGTGAACCGCGTGCCCGGGCGCCTGGAGCGCGTGGTGGGCAAGGGCGTCAACGTCTTCATCGACTACGCGCACACCGACGACGCGCTTCGCCGCGTGATGTCCACGCTGCGCACGCTGGGCAAGGGCCGCTTGGTGGTGATGTTCGGCTGCGGCGGCGACCGCGACCAGGGCAAGCGCGTGCTGATGGGCGAGGCGGTGGGCAAGGCCGCCGACCAGGTGATCGTCACCAACGACAACCCCCGCACCGAGAGCCCGCAGGCCATCACCCAGCAGATCATGCAGGGCCTGGAGAAGGGCGGCATGAAGCGCGCCGGCCTGAAGGAGATGGCCTCGGGCGCCCGCGGCTACGAGGTGGAGCTCGACCGCAAGCTGGCCATCGAGATCGCCATCGGCCTGGCCAAGGAAGGCGACGTGGTGCTGCTCGCCGGCAAGGGCCACGAGAGCTACCAGATCATCGGGACCGAGAAGCGCCACTTCGACGACGTCGAGGAGGCCAAGCGCGTCCTGGGCAAGTAG
- a CDS encoding transpeptidase family protein, whose product MRTGGAVGLDQKQIKWVRVRVGLLAIAFVPLFLVMAWKAARLQLVDGPRMRQMAQEQYVQEDTIAPRRGVIYDRNGTPLAASVDVDSISCDPSALPANAVPTLAKVLNLPVKELDKKIAKAPKHFVWLKRGATPSEVTAAKALQFTGLTFVKEPRRFYPQRELAANVLGFAGVDGEGLEGVELAYNDVLKGHAESIDIIKDAQRRSVFAEGVVDTDGLSGAKVELTIDRGIQHIAETALAHVVQKSKPTGAMAVVMDPSTGEILALASAPSFNPNDPGKSERSAMRNRPVVDAFEPGSTFKAFSVAAAIEEKVVKPTDTIFCENGRYPIGNKAIHDHEPLGSLTVTQVIQKSSNIGAAKIAEKLGREKLISYYKAFGFDEKTGLGMPGEVRGTIPFPKADIQLATESFGQGLTANAIQLTAGYAALANHGQLMRPFLVRKVVDPEGTVLESHGPEPVRQVVSAQTAQTMTAMMETVVEKGGTAELANMSDYQVAGKTGTAQKADPETGGYSADRRTASFIGFVPAEAPKLVIAVIIDEPQGDKYGGKVAAPAFKEIAEQALPQLGVPPRHRDPMPVAAAEPTPKTPPPAEAAEDDEPEEVLAAGANQSIVPNLAGLGARDAAKALVEAELEPALQGSGRTIGQVPAAGAVVPRGTKVSVRLESRL is encoded by the coding sequence ATGCGCACTGGCGGCGCCGTCGGACTGGATCAGAAGCAGATCAAGTGGGTGCGCGTGCGCGTGGGGTTGCTCGCGATCGCGTTCGTGCCGCTCTTCCTGGTGATGGCCTGGAAGGCCGCGCGGCTGCAGCTCGTCGACGGCCCGCGCATGCGGCAGATGGCCCAGGAGCAGTACGTGCAAGAGGACACCATCGCGCCCCGCCGCGGCGTGATCTACGACCGCAACGGCACACCGCTCGCCGCGAGCGTGGACGTCGACTCGATCTCCTGTGATCCCAGCGCGCTGCCCGCGAACGCGGTTCCGACGCTGGCGAAGGTGCTTAACCTTCCGGTTAAAGAGCTGGACAAGAAGATCGCCAAGGCGCCCAAGCACTTCGTTTGGCTGAAGCGCGGCGCCACGCCTTCCGAGGTGACCGCGGCCAAGGCCCTGCAGTTCACGGGGCTGACGTTCGTGAAGGAGCCGCGGCGCTTCTACCCGCAGCGCGAGCTGGCCGCGAACGTGCTCGGCTTCGCGGGCGTCGACGGCGAGGGCCTCGAGGGTGTCGAGCTCGCCTACAACGACGTCCTCAAGGGCCACGCGGAGAGCATCGACATCATCAAGGACGCGCAGCGGCGCTCGGTCTTCGCCGAGGGCGTGGTCGACACCGACGGGCTCTCGGGCGCGAAAGTGGAGCTGACGATCGATCGCGGCATCCAGCACATCGCCGAGACCGCGCTCGCGCACGTGGTGCAGAAGAGCAAGCCCACGGGTGCGATGGCGGTGGTGATGGATCCGTCCACGGGCGAGATCCTCGCGCTCGCGAGCGCGCCCAGCTTCAACCCCAACGACCCGGGCAAGAGCGAGCGCAGCGCCATGCGCAACCGGCCGGTGGTCGACGCGTTCGAGCCCGGCTCGACGTTCAAGGCGTTCAGCGTCGCCGCGGCCATCGAAGAGAAGGTGGTGAAGCCCACGGACACCATCTTCTGCGAGAACGGCCGCTACCCCATCGGCAACAAGGCCATCCACGACCATGAGCCGCTCGGCAGCCTCACGGTCACCCAGGTGATCCAGAAGTCGTCGAACATCGGCGCGGCCAAGATCGCGGAGAAGCTCGGGCGCGAGAAGCTCATCAGCTACTACAAGGCGTTCGGCTTCGACGAGAAGACCGGCCTGGGCATGCCCGGCGAGGTGCGCGGCACGATCCCGTTCCCCAAGGCCGACATCCAGCTCGCCACCGAGAGCTTCGGCCAGGGCCTGACGGCGAACGCGATTCAGCTCACCGCCGGCTACGCGGCGCTCGCCAACCACGGGCAGCTGATGCGGCCGTTCCTGGTGCGCAAGGTCGTCGATCCGGAAGGGACCGTGCTCGAGAGCCACGGGCCCGAGCCGGTGCGCCAGGTCGTCTCCGCGCAGACCGCGCAGACCATGACCGCGATGATGGAGACGGTGGTCGAGAAGGGCGGCACCGCCGAGCTCGCGAACATGAGCGACTACCAGGTGGCCGGCAAGACCGGCACCGCGCAGAAGGCGGACCCGGAGACCGGCGGCTACTCGGCCGACCGTCGCACCGCGAGCTTCATCGGCTTCGTGCCCGCCGAGGCGCCGAAGCTGGTCATCGCGGTGATCATCGACGAGCCGCAGGGCGACAAGTACGGCGGCAAGGTGGCCGCCCCCGCCTTCAAGGAGATCGCCGAGCAGGCCCTGCCCCAGCTTGGGGTGCCGCCGAGGCACCGCGATCCCATGCCGGTGGCCGCGGCTGAACCAACCCCCAAGACGCCGCCACCTGCCGAAGCCGCTGAAGACGACGAACCCGAAGAGGTCCTCGCCGCCGGCGCCAACCAGTCCATCGTCCCGAATCTCGCGGGCTTGGGCGCGCGCGACGCCGCCAAGGCCCTCGTGGAAGCCGAGCTGGAGCCCGCTCTGCAAGGAAGCGGACGAACGATTGGCCAGGTTCCGGCAGCCGGCGCGGTGGTGCCACGCGGAACAAAGGTATCGGTCCGACTCGAATCCCGGCTATAA
- a CDS encoding cell division protein FtsL codes for MRAAALPAGGSSGATRQILAAVAMAAMLCGAGIAHVFAKVSAVEAGYELGQLEDTHRQLERENASLKLQLATLRSAAHIETTARTQLGMTAPAPQMVFPVGGPLATAAAPTPATSKPASHKPLRASKPHAGVVGPSGTPVALLAPR; via the coding sequence ATGAGAGCTGCAGCCCTTCCAGCAGGCGGATCGAGCGGCGCCACGCGCCAGATCCTGGCCGCGGTCGCGATGGCGGCCATGCTCTGTGGCGCGGGCATCGCGCACGTGTTCGCCAAGGTCAGCGCGGTCGAGGCGGGCTACGAGCTCGGCCAACTCGAGGATACGCACCGGCAGCTCGAGCGCGAGAACGCGTCGCTCAAGCTACAGCTCGCCACGTTGCGCTCCGCAGCGCACATCGAGACCACCGCGCGCACGCAGCTGGGCATGACCGCGCCCGCGCCGCAGATGGTCTTCCCGGTGGGCGGCCCGCTCGCGACGGCTGCCGCGCCGACCCCTGCGACCAGCAAGCCTGCGTCGCACAAGCCGCTGCGCGCGTCGAAGCCGCATGCGGGCGTCGTCGGTCCGAGTGGAACTCCCGTGGCTCTCCTCGCTCCTCGCTGA
- the rsmH gene encoding 16S rRNA (cytosine(1402)-N(4))-methyltransferase RsmH has translation MSFAHATVLLNEAVAALAPKEGAVVLDCTLGGGGHTEALLAKGAEVYAIDRDPRALEAASKRLAKFTKMFHPLQGNFQHARALLDGAKVGMVDGVLADLGVSSPQLDEAERGFSFGKPGPLDMRMGPDAEPLSDFLARVSEHELANVIRDYGEEHHAKRIAKAIKAGTFANTGELADAIGHAIPRAQWPRHIHPATKTFQALRIAVNRELEALDALLADIPKLVKVGGRAAIISFHSLEDRAVKEAFRALEPHCICPPGLPVCTCGTPGDFHNLSKKPVTATDAEIEANPRSRSAKLRAVERFR, from the coding sequence TTGAGCTTCGCGCACGCCACGGTCCTCTTGAACGAGGCGGTGGCGGCGCTCGCCCCGAAGGAGGGCGCGGTGGTGCTGGATTGCACGCTCGGCGGCGGTGGACACACGGAGGCCCTCCTCGCGAAGGGCGCCGAGGTCTACGCGATCGATCGTGATCCGCGCGCGCTCGAGGCCGCGTCGAAGCGGCTCGCGAAGTTTACAAAAATGTTTCATCCGCTCCAGGGCAACTTCCAGCATGCGCGCGCGCTGCTCGATGGCGCGAAGGTCGGCATGGTCGACGGCGTCCTCGCCGATCTCGGCGTCTCTTCGCCGCAGCTCGACGAGGCCGAGCGCGGATTTTCCTTCGGCAAGCCCGGCCCGCTCGACATGCGCATGGGCCCGGACGCCGAGCCGCTCTCGGATTTCCTCGCGCGCGTGAGCGAGCACGAGCTCGCCAACGTGATCCGCGACTACGGCGAGGAGCACCACGCCAAGCGCATCGCCAAGGCCATCAAGGCCGGCACCTTCGCGAACACGGGCGAGCTCGCGGACGCCATCGGCCACGCCATCCCGCGTGCGCAGTGGCCGCGGCACATCCACCCCGCCACGAAGACCTTCCAGGCGCTGCGCATCGCCGTGAACCGCGAGCTCGAGGCGCTCGACGCGCTGCTGGCGGACATCCCGAAGCTGGTGAAGGTCGGCGGCCGCGCGGCGATCATCTCGTTCCACTCGCTCGAGGATCGCGCTGTGAAAGAGGCGTTCCGCGCGCTCGAGCCGCACTGCATCTGCCCGCCTGGCTTGCCGGTGTGCACCTGCGGCACGCCCGGCGATTTCCACAACCTCAGCAAGAAGCCGGTCACCGCCACCGACGCGGAGATCGAAGCGAACCCCAGAAGCCGAAGCGCCAAGCTGCGCGCGGTGGAGCGTTTCCGATGA
- a CDS encoding STAS domain-containing protein, with amino-acid sequence MDKQTMNSLAHNELPEELEELEPAVLRPDGELGTTELRALAQHCFRSAQEGSLRMVLDLTYVDHLDFRGVGMLTAARQLLKRAGGDLILAGASPYLAAILRAAGAHGKLELCATVEAARARFFVGNGF; translated from the coding sequence ATGGACAAGCAGACGATGAACAGCCTGGCGCACAACGAGCTCCCGGAAGAGCTCGAGGAGCTCGAGCCCGCGGTGCTCCGCCCCGACGGCGAGCTGGGGACGACGGAGCTCCGCGCGCTCGCCCAGCACTGCTTCCGCTCCGCTCAGGAGGGCTCGCTGCGCATGGTGCTCGACCTGACCTACGTCGATCACCTCGACTTTCGCGGCGTGGGCATGCTCACCGCGGCCCGCCAGCTGCTCAAGCGCGCGGGCGGCGATCTGATCCTGGCCGGCGCGAGCCCGTACCTCGCGGCGATTCTCCGAGCCGCGGGCGCGCACGGAAAGCTGGAGCTCTGCGCGACGGTCGAGGCAGCGAGGGCGCGGTTCTTCGTCGGGAACGGGTTTTGA
- the mraZ gene encoding division/cell wall cluster transcriptional repressor MraZ, which yields MFRGVFEHAIDSKGRTSLPAKIREVLAANYDERLIVTTGLDPCLHAYPVREWEALEAALATRSVLEPGIKQLMRLYVAGAQECALDKLGRILVPPSLRAHAGLEKEVVWAGMVKVIELWSADGWKKARETAMAEANGADIAKVLAELRG from the coding sequence GTGTTCCGTGGCGTCTTCGAACACGCGATCGACTCCAAGGGGCGCACGAGCCTCCCGGCCAAGATCCGCGAAGTGCTCGCCGCGAACTACGACGAGCGCCTCATCGTCACGACGGGTCTCGATCCCTGTTTGCACGCGTACCCGGTGCGCGAGTGGGAAGCGCTGGAAGCCGCGCTCGCCACCCGCTCGGTGCTCGAGCCGGGCATCAAGCAGCTCATGCGGCTCTACGTCGCCGGCGCCCAGGAGTGCGCGCTCGACAAGCTCGGCCGAATCCTCGTTCCGCCCAGCCTCCGCGCGCACGCGGGCCTGGAGAAGGAAGTGGTCTGGGCCGGGATGGTGAAGGTCATCGAGCTCTGGAGCGCCGACGGCTGGAAGAAGGCCCGCGAGACCGCCATGGCCGAGGCCAACGGCGCCGACATCGCCAAGGTGCTCGCCGAGCTGCGCGGCTGA